One region of Camelina sativa cultivar DH55 chromosome 6, Cs, whole genome shotgun sequence genomic DNA includes:
- the LOC104793542 gene encoding uncharacterized protein LOC104793542 isoform X3 codes for MRYLMLSNADLGSSSFACITNKYSTSTRIQKFHLKTMVKANQHTETSPVAKQEGSRATTDAARLRTEYNGLVEGLALRRDLSVLPVVGEKILLATIIYFQVKKLGLNLVR; via the exons ATGCGTTATCTTATGCTATCTAATGCAGATTTGGGCAGCTCTAGTTTTGCCTGCATCACAAACAAGTATTCCACATCTACTAGAATTCAG AAATTTCATCTAAAAACAATGGTAAAAGCTAACCAGCATACAGAGACATCTCCAGTGGCTAAGCAG GAAGGTTCAAGGGCTACTACTGATGCAGCAAGACTGCGAACTGAATACAACGGGCTGGTTGAGGGTTTGGCACTGAGAAGGGACCTATCTG TTTTGCCGGTTGTTggggaaaaaatattattagccACCATCATCTATTTTCAAGTCAAAAAACTAGGACTCAATCTTGTCCGTTGA
- the LOC104793542 gene encoding uncharacterized protein LOC104793542 isoform X2, with amino-acid sequence MRYLMLSNADLGSSSFACITNKYSTSTRIQKFHLKTMVKANQHTETSPVAKQEGSRATTDAARLRTEYNGLVEGLALRRDLSAVLGYSWDTENIEKIKSLLAFVSSLNSQAGN; translated from the exons ATGCGTTATCTTATGCTATCTAATGCAGATTTGGGCAGCTCTAGTTTTGCCTGCATCACAAACAAGTATTCCACATCTACTAGAATTCAG AAATTTCATCTAAAAACAATGGTAAAAGCTAACCAGCATACAGAGACATCTCCAGTGGCTAAGCAG GAAGGTTCAAGGGCTACTACTGATGCAGCAAGACTGCGAACTGAATACAACGGGCTGGTTGAGGGTTTGGCACTGAGAAGGGACCTATCTG CAGTACTTGGGTACAGCTGGGACACtgagaacatagagaaaataaaatcccTGTTAGCTTTTGTATCGTCGCTGAATTCTCAGGCTGGGAATTGA
- the LOC104793541 gene encoding ubiquitin-related modifier 1 homolog 1, with the protein MQLTLEFGGGLELLCDSEKIHKVNVDLPNGAAADDDFTMKHLLSWVRTNLIKERPEMFMKGDTVRPGVLVLVNDCDWELSGQLDTTIQEKDVIVFISTLHGG; encoded by the exons ATGCAATTGACTCTCGAATTCGG GGGTGGGTTAGAGCTGCTCTGTGATTCTGAAAAGATTCATAAAGTTAACGTTGATTTGCCCAATGGagctgctgctgatgatgat TTTACTATGAAGCATTTGCTGTCATGGGTTCGTACAAATCTGATCAAAGAGAGGCCTGAGATGTTCATGAAAGGAGATACTGT GAGACCTGGGGTTCTTGTGTTAGTGAATGACTGCGATTGGGAGCTAAGTGGTCAGCTCGATACAACAATCCAAGAAAAAGATGTTATAGTTTTCATTTCTACTTTGCATGGTGGATAA
- the LOC104793542 gene encoding DNA repair helicase XPD-like isoform X1 encodes MRYLMLSNADLGSSSFACITNKYSTSTRIQKFHLKTMVKANQHTETSPVAKQEGSRATTDAARLRTEYNGLVEGLALRRDLSGKYVLRKVMCGLVEKTQKCMTFCTLITSAVLGYSWDTENIEKIKSLLAFVSSLNSQAGN; translated from the exons ATGCGTTATCTTATGCTATCTAATGCAGATTTGGGCAGCTCTAGTTTTGCCTGCATCACAAACAAGTATTCCACATCTACTAGAATTCAG AAATTTCATCTAAAAACAATGGTAAAAGCTAACCAGCATACAGAGACATCTCCAGTGGCTAAGCAG GAAGGTTCAAGGGCTACTACTGATGCAGCAAGACTGCGAACTGAATACAACGGGCTGGTTGAGGGTTTGGCACTGAGAAGGGACCTATCTGGTAAGTATGTGTTGAGGAAGGTGATGTGTGGTTTggttgaaaaaacacaaaagtgCATGACATTTTGTACGTTGATTACTTCAGCAGTACTTGGGTACAGCTGGGACACtgagaacatagagaaaataaaatcccTGTTAGCTTTTGTATCGTCGCTGAATTCTCAGGCTGGGAATTGA